From a single Nicotiana tabacum cultivar K326 chromosome 8, ASM71507v2, whole genome shotgun sequence genomic region:
- the LOC142163429 gene encoding uncharacterized protein LOC142163429 — MMSDPSTRKSDTLCEFYQERGHKIEDCIALRLEVSNLLHQGHLKELLSDKGMNTLARDRECPGPPKPPSPAHTINMIIGGSDDASINIITFTITNKLKRFILHERYDGLEESIVFNESDTDNLTSPHNDALVITL; from the coding sequence ATGATGTCTGACCCAAGCACCAGGAAATCTGACACCCTATGTGAGTTCTACCAAGAACGTGGAcacaaaatagaagattgcatCGCTCTAAGACTAGAAGTATCAAACTTGCTACATCAAGGGCATCTCAAGGAACTACTCAGCGACAAAGGCATGAACACTTTAGCGAGGGATCGAGAATGCCCAGGACCACCAAAGCCGCCTTCTCCAGCTCACACCATCAACATGATTATTGGTGGTAGTGACGACGCCTCTATCAACATCATCACATTCACCATCACCAACAAGCTCAAAAGATTTATCCTCCATGAACGGTATGACGGACTCGAAGAAAGTATTGTTTTCAATGAGTCAGATACTGACAATTTGACTTcccctcacaatgatgcacttgtCATTACTTTATAA